The following are encoded together in the Lytechinus variegatus isolate NC3 chromosome 19, Lvar_3.0, whole genome shotgun sequence genome:
- the LOC121405931 gene encoding collectin-12-like, producing MGTTCLTILLASLVYVQAQFPPNPRQPQNPGGFPNQGIPPNNPGGGRFPGNPGGGGFPGGGGPGGGWGGNPGVGPGNPGFPAGGPHGQPQMPGHVMGGCLPGWTNFGNLCYKYFWQRLPYDEANNMCRRFSAQMIPGSYYRPMPGHLIVTKDMMHNKFQHNWLRYTGGGANKVWMGLAELPADPESNRYFWADGTEFFWTRNHIFNRFKPDQPQQNAHRQAVHSFNNRPDNTWVTTSVETEVSFICQYQYKI from the exons ATGGGTACAACGTGTTTAACGATTTTACTGGCGTCCCTGGTCTATGTCCAGGCGCAGTTCCCTCCGAATCCAAGGCAGCCCCAAAACCCTGGAGGTTTCCCAAATCAAGGAATCCCTCCAAATAACCCAGGCGGTGGTAGGTTCCCAGGCAATCCAGGAGGTGGTGGGTTCCCAGGCGGCGGTGGACCAGGAGGCGGATGGGGCGGCAACCCAGGAGTTGGACCCGGTAACCCTGGATTCCCTGCAGGAGGTCCCCATGGACAACCACAAATGCCGGGACACGTCATGGGTGGATGCCTGCCTGGATGGACCAACTTTGGAAATTTGTGCTACAA GTATTTCTGGCAAAGACTGCCATATGATGAAGCCAACAATATGTGTAGACGTTTCTCAGCTCAGATGATCCCAGGGTCCTACTACAGACCGATGCCTGGTCACCTGATCGTCACCAAAGACATGATGCACAATAAATTCCAACATAACTGGCTTAGATACACCGGTGGGGGCGCCAACAAGGTCTGGATGGGACTTGCCGAACTGCCTGCTGATCCCGAAAGCAACAG ataCTTCTGGGCAGATGGAACTGAATTCTTCTGGACACGCAACCATATCTTCAACCGCTTCAAGCCGGATCAACCGCAGCAGAATGCTCACCGGCAAGCGGTCCATAGTTTCAATAACCGACCGGATAACACGTGGGTAACGACAAGCGTCGAAACCGAAGTCTCTTTCATCTGCCAATACCAATATAAAATATGA